In Moorella sp. Hama-1, a single genomic region encodes these proteins:
- the rplD gene encoding 50S ribosomal protein L4 has product MPRVALYNINGQQVGEVDLDERVFGGEVNEAVLHEAVVMQLASRRQGTAATRGWAEISGGGRKPWRQKGTGRARAGSIRSPLWRGGAVIFGPRPRDYGYKLPKKVRRLALRSALASKVRDGDIIVLDELKLEQPRTREMAGILKTLAGKDKALVVTATREPNVELSARNIPGVSCLTSDGINVYDLLAHDKLVITKDAVARVEEVLA; this is encoded by the coding sequence ATGCCCAGAGTAGCCTTATACAATATCAACGGCCAGCAGGTAGGAGAAGTAGACCTGGATGAACGGGTCTTTGGCGGCGAAGTCAATGAGGCCGTACTCCACGAGGCGGTGGTCATGCAACTGGCCAGCAGGCGTCAGGGTACGGCGGCGACTCGCGGCTGGGCTGAAATCAGCGGCGGGGGTCGCAAGCCCTGGCGCCAGAAGGGTACCGGCCGGGCCCGGGCCGGTAGTATCCGGTCGCCCCTGTGGCGGGGTGGGGCAGTAATCTTTGGCCCCCGGCCCCGGGATTACGGCTATAAACTGCCCAAGAAGGTGCGCCGCCTGGCCCTGCGTTCCGCCCTGGCCAGTAAAGTACGCGACGGAGACATCATCGTCCTGGATGAACTCAAATTGGAGCAACCGCGGACCAGGGAGATGGCTGGCATCTTAAAGACCCTGGCCGGCAAAGATAAAGCCCTGGTAGTTACAGCCACCCGGGAGCCCAATGTTGAGCTGTCGGCCCGCAATATTCCCGGTGTAAGTTGCTTAACCTCCGACGGGATTAATGTTTATGATCTCCTGGCCCACGACAAACTGGTCATTACCAAAGACGCCGTGGCCCGGGTAGAGGAGGTGCTGGCCTGA
- the rplC gene encoding 50S ribosomal protein L3 produces the protein MQKGILGKKIGMTQVFDAAGRVVPVTVVQAGPCVVLRRKEAATDGYNALQVGFEPVKEKKVNKPLQGYFSKVGVTPFRYVRELRVENPGEYQVGQEIKADVFAPGERVDVTGTSKGKGFAGGIKRHGFHRGPMEHGSKYHRRPGSLAAKGPARVFKGRRLPGHLGAARVTVQGLEVVRQDPERNLLLIKGSVPGPRHGLLVIKNSVKGG, from the coding sequence GTGCAGAAGGGTATTTTAGGTAAAAAAATCGGTATGACCCAGGTCTTTGATGCGGCCGGACGGGTCGTTCCGGTGACGGTAGTGCAGGCCGGGCCCTGCGTTGTGCTGCGCCGTAAAGAAGCAGCCACCGATGGCTATAATGCCTTGCAGGTCGGCTTTGAACCGGTAAAAGAGAAAAAGGTTAACAAACCCCTCCAGGGTTACTTTAGCAAAGTGGGGGTCACACCTTTCCGTTATGTACGTGAATTGCGCGTGGAGAACCCGGGGGAATACCAGGTGGGCCAGGAGATAAAAGCTGATGTCTTCGCCCCCGGCGAAAGGGTCGACGTTACCGGCACTTCCAAGGGCAAGGGATTTGCCGGGGGCATTAAACGCCACGGTTTCCATCGTGGGCCCATGGAGCACGGTTCCAAGTATCACCGCCGGCCCGGCTCGCTGGCAGCCAAGGGCCCGGCCCGGGTTTTCAAAGGGCGCCGGTTGCCCGGCCACCTGGGGGCCGCCAGGGTAACGGTCCAGGGCCTGGAGGTCGTCAGGCAGGACCCGGAGAGGAACCTGCTGTTAATCAAGGGTTCCGTACCCGGCCCCCGGCACGGGTTGCTGGTAATCAAGAATTCGGTAAAGGGAGGCTAA
- the rpoC gene encoding DNA-directed RNA polymerase subunit beta' has protein sequence MLDVSNFERMRIGLASPEQIRAWSSGEVKKPETINYRTLKPERDGLFCERIFGPTKDWECHCGKYKRVRYKGIVCDRCGVEVTRAKVRRERMGHIELAAPVSHIWYFKGIPSRMGLILDMSPRSLEKVLYFVAYVVIDPGDTPLVKKQLLTEAEYREYRDKYGNTFRAAMGAEAIKELLQEIDLEQMAAELRQELKDSSGQRKIRALRRLEVVEAFKASGNRPEWMIMDVVPVIPPELRPMVQLDGGRFATSDLNDLYRRVINRNNRLKRLLDLGAPDIIVRNEKRMLQEAVDALIDNGRRGRPVTGPGNRPLKSLSDMLKGKQGRFRQNLLGKRVDYSGRSVIVVGPELKMHQCGLPKEMALELFKPFVMKRLVDTGLAHNIKSAKRMVERVKNEVWDVLEEVIAEHPVLLNRAPTLHRLGIQAFEPVLVEGRAIQIHPLVCTAYNADFDGDQMAVHVPLSAEAQAEARILMMAAHHILNPKDGRPVVSPTQDMVLGSYYLTTVSPGARGEGKVFSSYDEAHMAYLNRVIDIHAMIKVRQEDGQLLETTLGRLIFNREIPIPRELGYYNCEVDKKKLTEIIAGCYDLLGTEATATLLDGIKKVGFHYSTLAGFTIGIDDIVVPEEKKEIIANTEADVEKIDQQYRKGLISEEERYQKVISLWNNATDTLTKKLMAGMDKFNPVFMMANSGARGNVQQIRQLAGMRGLMADPSGRIIDLPIKANFREGLTVLEYFISTHGARKGLADTALRTADSGYLTRRLVDVAQDVIVREDDCGTTNGIEVREIQEGNQVIEKMEERLAGRYALEDVHHPETGELLATAGTMISDEQARAIVAAGIKQVKIRSVLTCRTRYGVCRKCYGRDMATGKEVEIGEAVGHIAAQSIGEPGTQLTMRTFHTGGVAGDDITQGLPRVEELFEARKPKGQAIIAEATGTVTGISEVRGRREIEITTLEGEKSSYQVPYGSRLKVAEGDRVEAGDELTEGSVNPHDLLKVKGVRGVQLYLLREVQRVYRLQGVDINDKHIEVMIRQMLRKVKVENQGDTDLLAGSLVDIFDFEDANLKVEANGGQPATARPVLLGITKASLATDSFLSAASFQETTRVLTEAAIKGRVDPLLGLKENVIIGKLIPAGTGMNRYRQLQLTAPAVDTREVPAETVDTATGK, from the coding sequence ATGCTGGATGTAAGTAATTTTGAACGGATGCGCATCGGTCTGGCTTCACCGGAACAGATCCGGGCCTGGTCCAGCGGTGAGGTGAAAAAACCGGAGACCATCAACTACCGCACCCTGAAGCCAGAACGTGACGGCCTTTTCTGCGAACGAATCTTTGGCCCGACCAAAGACTGGGAGTGTCACTGCGGCAAGTATAAAAGGGTCCGTTATAAAGGTATTGTTTGTGACCGCTGCGGCGTTGAGGTCACCAGGGCCAAGGTGCGCCGGGAGCGCATGGGACATATCGAGCTGGCGGCCCCGGTGTCCCATATTTGGTATTTCAAGGGTATCCCCAGCCGGATGGGCCTGATCCTGGATATGTCCCCCCGCTCCCTGGAGAAGGTCCTCTACTTTGTCGCCTATGTAGTCATTGACCCCGGGGATACGCCCCTGGTTAAAAAGCAGCTCCTGACCGAGGCCGAGTACCGGGAATACCGGGATAAATACGGCAACACCTTCCGGGCGGCCATGGGAGCCGAAGCCATCAAGGAACTCCTCCAGGAAATCGACCTGGAGCAGATGGCCGCTGAACTGCGCCAGGAGTTAAAGGACAGCAGCGGCCAGCGCAAGATCCGCGCCCTGCGCCGCCTGGAAGTGGTAGAAGCCTTCAAGGCCTCGGGCAACCGGCCGGAATGGATGATCATGGACGTCGTGCCGGTGATCCCGCCGGAACTGCGGCCCATGGTGCAGCTGGACGGCGGCCGCTTCGCCACCTCCGACCTGAACGACCTCTACCGGCGGGTCATCAACCGTAATAACCGGTTAAAGAGATTGCTGGATTTGGGCGCCCCGGACATTATCGTCCGCAACGAAAAACGCATGCTCCAGGAAGCCGTCGACGCCCTCATCGACAACGGCCGCCGCGGCCGGCCGGTAACCGGCCCCGGCAACCGGCCCCTTAAATCCTTGAGCGACATGCTTAAGGGCAAGCAGGGCCGCTTCCGCCAGAATCTCCTGGGTAAACGGGTGGACTACTCCGGCCGGTCGGTAATCGTCGTCGGGCCGGAGTTAAAGATGCACCAGTGCGGCCTGCCCAAGGAGATGGCCCTGGAACTCTTCAAGCCCTTTGTAATGAAACGCCTGGTGGATACCGGCCTGGCCCACAACATCAAGAGCGCCAAGCGCATGGTGGAAAGGGTCAAGAACGAGGTCTGGGATGTCCTGGAAGAGGTTATCGCCGAGCACCCGGTCCTCTTAAACCGGGCGCCGACCCTGCACCGGCTGGGCATCCAGGCCTTTGAGCCGGTCCTGGTGGAAGGCCGGGCCATCCAGATCCACCCCCTGGTTTGCACGGCCTACAACGCCGACTTCGACGGTGACCAGATGGCCGTCCACGTGCCCCTGTCGGCCGAGGCCCAGGCCGAGGCACGGATTTTAATGATGGCCGCCCACCATATTTTAAACCCCAAGGACGGCCGGCCGGTGGTGTCGCCCACCCAGGATATGGTCCTGGGCTCCTACTACCTGACCACCGTCAGCCCGGGCGCCCGGGGAGAGGGCAAAGTCTTCAGCAGCTACGATGAGGCCCATATGGCCTATCTCAACCGGGTTATTGACATCCACGCCATGATTAAGGTCCGCCAGGAAGACGGGCAGCTGCTGGAAACAACCCTGGGCCGCCTCATCTTTAACCGGGAGATCCCCATTCCCCGGGAGCTCGGGTATTATAACTGCGAGGTCGACAAAAAGAAACTAACGGAGATTATCGCCGGGTGCTACGACCTGCTGGGAACGGAGGCCACCGCCACCCTCCTGGACGGCATCAAAAAGGTCGGCTTCCACTACTCCACCCTGGCCGGCTTTACCATCGGTATCGATGATATTGTCGTGCCCGAAGAGAAAAAGGAGATAATCGCCAACACCGAGGCCGACGTTGAGAAGATCGACCAGCAGTACCGCAAGGGTTTAATCAGCGAAGAAGAACGCTACCAGAAGGTCATCAGCCTCTGGAACAACGCTACTGATACCCTGACCAAAAAACTCATGGCCGGCATGGATAAATTCAACCCGGTCTTCATGATGGCCAACTCCGGTGCCCGCGGTAATGTCCAGCAGATCCGCCAGCTGGCCGGTATGCGCGGTCTCATGGCCGACCCCTCGGGCCGGATTATCGACCTGCCCATTAAAGCCAACTTCCGGGAAGGCCTGACGGTGCTGGAGTACTTCATCTCCACCCACGGTGCCCGCAAAGGTCTGGCCGATACGGCTCTAAGGACCGCCGACTCCGGTTACCTCACCCGGCGCCTGGTGGATGTCGCCCAGGATGTTATTGTCCGGGAAGACGACTGCGGTACCACCAATGGTATTGAGGTCCGGGAGATCCAGGAAGGCAACCAGGTAATCGAAAAGATGGAGGAGCGCCTGGCCGGCCGTTACGCCCTGGAGGATGTCCATCACCCGGAAACCGGGGAACTCTTGGCAACCGCCGGCACCATGATCAGCGACGAGCAGGCCCGGGCCATCGTCGCCGCCGGGATCAAACAGGTTAAGATCCGCTCCGTCCTTACCTGCCGGACCCGTTACGGCGTCTGCCGCAAGTGTTACGGGCGCGATATGGCCACCGGTAAGGAAGTGGAGATCGGCGAAGCCGTCGGCCATATTGCCGCCCAGTCCATCGGCGAGCCCGGCACTCAGCTGACCATGCGCACCTTCCATACCGGTGGCGTGGCCGGGGACGATATTACCCAGGGTCTACCCCGGGTGGAGGAACTCTTTGAAGCCCGTAAACCCAAAGGCCAGGCCATCATTGCCGAAGCAACCGGGACGGTTACCGGTATCAGCGAGGTCCGGGGCCGGCGGGAGATCGAGATCACCACCCTCGAGGGTGAGAAATCCTCTTACCAGGTACCCTATGGTTCCCGCTTGAAGGTTGCCGAGGGTGACCGGGTGGAGGCCGGCGACGAGTTAACCGAGGGCTCCGTCAACCCCCATGACCTGTTAAAGGTTAAAGGTGTTCGCGGCGTCCAGCTCTATCTCCTGCGGGAGGTGCAGCGGGTTTACCGTCTCCAGGGTGTCGACATCAACGACAAGCATATTGAAGTGATGATCCGCCAGATGCTGCGTAAAGTGAAAGTGGAAAACCAGGGAGATACCGACCTACTGGCCGGTTCCCTGGTGGATATCTTTGACTTTGAAGACGCCAACCTCAAAGTCGAGGCTAACGGCGGCCAGCCGGCTACGGCCCGGCCGGTGCTCTTAGGGATCACCAAGGCCTCCCTGGCTACGGACTCCTTCCTCTCGGCAGCCTCCTTCCAGGAGACCACCCGGGTGCTGACGGAGGCGGCCATCAAGGGGCGGGTCGATCCCCTCCTGGGCCTCAAGGAGAACGTGATCATCGGTAAACTGATCCCGGCGGGAACCGGCATGAACCGTTACCGCCAGTTGCAACTGACAGCCCCTGCCGTCGATACCAGGGAAGTTCCGGCGGAAACTGTTGACACGGCTACTGGAAAATGA
- the rpsG gene encoding 30S ribosomal protein S7, which yields MPRRGRVPRRAVLPDPLYGNTKVAKLINQIMLDGKKSTAQEICYQAFDTIKSKTGKDPVEVFEQALKNVMPVLEVKARRVGGANYQVPIEVRPERRQTLGLRWLVNYARARSGKSMQEKLAAELMDAANNAGGAVKKREDTHKMAEANKAFAHYRW from the coding sequence TTGCCACGTCGCGGCAGAGTTCCCCGACGGGCCGTTTTACCGGACCCGCTGTACGGGAATACCAAAGTTGCCAAGCTGATTAACCAGATCATGCTGGACGGCAAAAAGTCAACGGCCCAGGAGATTTGCTATCAGGCCTTTGACACCATCAAAAGCAAAACCGGCAAAGATCCGGTAGAGGTTTTTGAACAGGCTTTAAAAAATGTCATGCCGGTCCTGGAGGTTAAGGCCCGCCGGGTGGGTGGCGCCAACTACCAGGTGCCCATAGAGGTGCGGCCGGAACGCCGCCAGACCCTGGGCCTGCGCTGGCTGGTCAATTACGCCCGCGCCCGGAGCGGCAAGAGCATGCAGGAAAAACTGGCTGCCGAATTAATGGATGCCGCCAATAATGCCGGCGGTGCCGTAAAGAAACGGGAAGATACCCATAAAATGGCAGAAGCCAATAAGGCCTTTGCTCATTACCGGTGGTAG
- the fusA gene encoding elongation factor G, which translates to MAREYPLEKTRNIGIMAHIDAGKTTTTERILFYTGRVHRMGEVHDGNATMDWMVQEQERGITITSAATTCFWRDHRINIIDTPGHVDFTVEVERSLRVLDGAVAVFCSVGGVEPQSETVWRQADKYGVPRIAYINKMDRVGADFFRGVQMIAERLGANPVPVQLPIGAEDNFQGLVDLINLRAIYYTDDLGTTIDEEPIPAAMQDQVQEYREKLLEAVAESDEELMLKYLEGEELTPEEIKTGIRKATIAVKMVPVLCGSSFKNKGVQPLLDAIVDFLPAPTDVPAIQGVDPETGTEDERHSSDKEPFAALAFKIMADPYVGKLTFFRVYSGTLKSGSYVYNSTKGRRERVGRILRMHANHREEVEEAYAGDIAAAVGLKETTTGDTLCDEQHPIVLEAMEFPEPVIDVAIEPKTKADQEKMSIALQRLAEEDPTFRMHTDPETGQTIIAGMGELHLEIIVDRLLREFKVGAKVGRPQVAYKETVRRPVKAEGKFIRQTGGHGQYGHVVIEIEPQEPGQGYEFVNKIVGGVIPKEYIPAVDAGIQEAMANGVLAGYPVVDIQATLVDGSYHEVDSSEMAFKIAGSLAFKDAARKAQPVLLEPVMKVEVVVPDEYMGDVIGDLNSRRGRVEGIEPRAGAQIIRAQVPLAEMFGYATDLRSRTQGRGTYVMQFDHYDEVPRNIAETIIAKRQGA; encoded by the coding sequence ATGGCTCGAGAATACCCACTGGAAAAAACGCGGAACATCGGCATCATGGCCCATATTGATGCCGGTAAGACTACTACCACCGAGCGGATACTTTTTTATACCGGCCGTGTACACCGTATGGGCGAGGTCCATGATGGTAATGCTACCATGGACTGGATGGTTCAGGAACAGGAACGCGGGATCACCATCACCTCAGCGGCAACCACCTGCTTCTGGCGGGATCACCGGATTAACATTATCGACACGCCTGGCCACGTGGATTTCACCGTCGAAGTGGAACGCTCCCTGCGGGTCCTGGACGGAGCCGTAGCCGTTTTCTGTTCCGTTGGCGGGGTAGAACCCCAGTCAGAAACCGTCTGGCGCCAGGCCGACAAGTACGGCGTGCCCAGGATTGCTTACATTAACAAAATGGATCGCGTCGGCGCCGATTTCTTCCGGGGCGTGCAGATGATCGCCGAACGCCTGGGAGCCAATCCGGTACCTGTGCAGTTACCCATCGGCGCTGAGGATAATTTTCAGGGGTTAGTTGACTTAATTAACCTGAGGGCCATTTATTACACAGACGATCTGGGGACCACCATCGATGAGGAACCCATTCCTGCCGCCATGCAGGACCAGGTGCAGGAATACCGGGAAAAGCTCCTAGAAGCCGTCGCCGAGAGTGACGAAGAACTAATGCTAAAATACCTGGAAGGCGAGGAACTGACGCCGGAGGAGATTAAAACCGGGATTCGCAAGGCAACTATAGCCGTCAAGATGGTACCGGTTCTCTGCGGTTCATCGTTTAAAAACAAAGGCGTGCAGCCCCTGTTGGATGCCATTGTCGACTTTCTCCCGGCCCCTACCGATGTCCCGGCCATCCAGGGCGTCGATCCGGAAACCGGCACCGAGGACGAGCGCCATTCCAGCGATAAGGAACCCTTTGCCGCCCTGGCCTTTAAGATCATGGCCGACCCCTATGTGGGTAAATTAACCTTTTTCCGGGTATACTCCGGGACGTTGAAGTCCGGTTCTTACGTTTATAACTCTACCAAAGGGCGCCGGGAACGGGTCGGCCGGATCTTGCGCATGCACGCCAACCACCGGGAAGAGGTTGAAGAAGCCTATGCCGGTGATATTGCCGCCGCCGTGGGCTTGAAAGAAACGACCACCGGGGATACCCTGTGTGATGAGCAGCATCCCATTGTCCTGGAAGCTATGGAATTTCCGGAACCGGTTATTGACGTGGCCATTGAGCCCAAAACCAAGGCCGACCAGGAGAAGATGAGCATCGCCCTGCAAAGATTGGCGGAAGAAGATCCGACCTTCAGGATGCATACTGACCCGGAAACCGGCCAGACCATTATCGCCGGCATGGGTGAACTGCACCTGGAAATTATCGTCGACCGCCTCCTGCGGGAGTTTAAAGTCGGCGCCAAGGTCGGGCGGCCCCAGGTGGCTTACAAAGAGACTGTGCGCCGGCCTGTTAAAGCAGAGGGCAAGTTCATTCGCCAGACCGGCGGCCACGGCCAGTACGGCCATGTGGTCATTGAGATCGAGCCCCAGGAACCCGGCCAGGGTTACGAATTTGTTAATAAGATTGTCGGCGGTGTCATTCCCAAGGAATACATCCCGGCAGTCGACGCCGGCATTCAGGAAGCCATGGCCAACGGTGTCCTGGCGGGCTACCCGGTGGTAGATATCCAGGCGACCCTGGTCGATGGCTCCTACCACGAGGTTGACTCCTCGGAAATGGCCTTTAAGATCGCCGGTTCCCTGGCCTTCAAGGATGCCGCCCGGAAGGCGCAGCCAGTCCTGCTGGAACCGGTAATGAAGGTCGAGGTCGTCGTGCCCGATGAGTATATGGGCGACGTCATCGGCGACCTGAATTCCCGCCGGGGCCGGGTAGAGGGCATAGAACCCCGGGCCGGGGCCCAGATCATTCGCGCCCAGGTACCCCTGGCCGAGATGTTCGGCTATGCCACTGACCTGCGGTCACGAACCCAGGGTCGCGGCACCTATGTCATGCAGTTTGACCATTATGACGAGGTGCCCAGGAATATAGCCGAAACCATTATTGCCAAGCGCCAGGGCGCCTAG
- a CDS encoding L7Ae/L30e/S12e/Gadd45 family ribosomal protein: protein MPYERLRTAKKRAVGTKQVTKAVSQGKARVVYIARDAEGHVTRPLYQLCRERGVEVVEVDSMKELGQACAIEVGSASAAILEE, encoded by the coding sequence ATGCCCTACGAACGTTTGCGGACAGCTAAAAAGCGGGCCGTGGGTACCAAACAGGTAACTAAGGCTGTCAGCCAGGGAAAGGCCCGGGTGGTTTATATCGCCCGGGATGCCGAGGGTCATGTAACCAGGCCGCTCTACCAGCTTTGCCGTGAACGGGGTGTGGAAGTAGTCGAAGTAGATTCTATGAAAGAGCTGGGGCAGGCCTGCGCCATTGAAGTCGGCTCTGCCTCAGCCGCTATTCTGGAAGAGTAA
- the tuf gene encoding elongation factor Tu produces the protein MAKQKYERKKPHINVGTIGHVDHGKTTLTAAITFCLAKAGGATPTAYDQIDKAPEERERGITIATAHVEYETEKRHYAHVDCPGHADYVKNMITGAAQMDGAILVVSAADGPMPQTREHILLARQVGVPYIVVFLNKVDQVDDPELLELVEMEVRELLTEYEFPGDDIPIITGSALKAMECGCGKRECEWCGKVWELMDAVDSYIPTPERDVDKPFLMPIEDVFTITGRGTVTTGRVERGKIKVGDEVEIIGLRDETRKTVVTGVEMFRKILDEAVAGDNIGTLLRGVDRKEVERGMVLAKPGSIKPHTKFQGQVYVLTKEEGGRHTPFFNGYRPQFYFRTTDVTGVVTLPEGVEMVMPGDNIRMDIELITPIAIEEGLRFAIREGGRTVGAGVVTGINA, from the coding sequence ATGGCCAAACAAAAATATGAACGCAAGAAACCCCATATCAACGTCGGCACCATCGGCCACGTTGACCACGGGAAAACCACCCTGACGGCAGCCATCACCTTCTGCCTGGCCAAGGCCGGCGGGGCGACACCGACGGCCTACGACCAGATCGACAAGGCGCCGGAAGAGCGGGAACGCGGGATTACCATCGCCACCGCCCACGTTGAGTACGAGACTGAGAAACGGCACTATGCCCACGTCGACTGCCCGGGCCATGCTGACTACGTCAAGAACATGATTACCGGTGCTGCCCAGATGGACGGTGCCATCCTGGTAGTCTCGGCGGCCGACGGCCCCATGCCCCAGACCCGGGAGCACATCCTCCTGGCCCGCCAGGTCGGTGTTCCTTACATTGTCGTTTTCCTGAACAAAGTTGACCAGGTCGACGACCCCGAGCTCCTGGAACTGGTAGAGATGGAAGTCCGGGAACTGTTAACCGAGTACGAATTCCCCGGTGACGACATCCCCATTATCACCGGCAGCGCTCTTAAGGCCATGGAATGCGGCTGCGGCAAAAGGGAGTGCGAGTGGTGCGGTAAGGTCTGGGAACTCATGGATGCCGTGGACAGCTATATTCCCACCCCCGAACGCGACGTTGACAAACCCTTCTTGATGCCCATTGAGGACGTCTTCACCATTACCGGCCGCGGTACCGTGACCACCGGCAGGGTGGAGCGGGGTAAAATTAAAGTTGGCGATGAAGTCGAGATTATCGGCCTGCGGGATGAGACCCGTAAGACAGTGGTCACTGGCGTGGAGATGTTCCGCAAGATCCTCGACGAAGCTGTGGCCGGGGATAACATTGGCACCCTGCTGCGGGGTGTTGATCGCAAAGAAGTCGAACGCGGTATGGTCCTGGCCAAGCCGGGCAGCATCAAGCCCCATACCAAATTCCAGGGCCAGGTTTACGTATTAACTAAGGAAGAAGGCGGCCGGCATACGCCCTTCTTCAACGGCTACCGGCCCCAGTTCTACTTCCGGACGACGGATGTTACCGGGGTTGTGACCCTGCCGGAGGGTGTCGAGATGGTCATGCCGGGTGATAACATCCGCATGGACATCGAACTCATCACCCCCATTGCTATTGAGGAAGGCTTGCGCTTCGCTATCCGTGAAGGTGGTCGTACTGTAGGCGCTGGCGTTGTTACCGGGATTAACGCATAA
- the rpsJ gene encoding 30S ribosomal protein S10 translates to MATQKIRIRLKAFDHRVLDQSSQKIVDTARRTGAVVSGPIPLPTEKNIFTILRSPHVNKDSREQFEMRTHKRLIDILEPTPKTVDALMRLDLPAGVDIEIKL, encoded by the coding sequence ATGGCGACACAGAAGATCCGTATCCGCCTGAAGGCCTTTGATCATCGGGTTCTCGATCAATCCTCGCAAAAGATCGTCGACACCGCCAGGCGCACTGGAGCAGTAGTCTCCGGTCCCATACCTCTGCCGACGGAAAAGAATATCTTTACAATTTTACGCTCACCCCATGTTAACAAGGATTCCCGGGAGCAGTTCGAGATGCGGACCCACAAGCGGTTAATCGATATTCTCGAACCGACGCCGAAAACGGTAGATGCCTTAATGCGCCTGGATCTCCCGGCCGGGGTCGATATTGAGATCAAGCTCTAG
- the rpsL gene encoding 30S ribosomal protein S12 — MPTIQQLVRQAREKVTVKSTAPALKESPQKRGVCTRVYTTTPKKPNSALRKVARVRLTNGIEVTAYIPGIGHNLQEHSVVLVRGGRVKDLPGVRYHIVRGTLDSAGVQNRNQGRSKYGAKRPKK; from the coding sequence ATGCCGACAATACAGCAACTGGTGCGGCAGGCGAGGGAAAAAGTCACGGTCAAGTCAACGGCCCCGGCCCTCAAGGAATCGCCCCAGAAACGCGGTGTATGTACCCGTGTTTATACCACTACCCCCAAGAAACCGAATTCTGCCCTGCGTAAGGTCGCCCGGGTCCGCTTGACCAATGGCATTGAAGTAACCGCCTATATCCCCGGCATTGGGCATAACCTGCAGGAACACTCGGTAGTCCTGGTAAGGGGCGGCCGGGTCAAGGACCTGCCAGGTGTCCGTTATCATATCGTACGGGGTACCCTGGATTCTGCCGGGGTGCAGAATCGTAACCAGGGCCGCTCCAAATACGGGGCCAAACGGCCGAAGAAATAG